A region from the Lates calcarifer isolate ASB-BC8 linkage group LG2, TLL_Latcal_v3, whole genome shotgun sequence genome encodes:
- the LOC108897653 gene encoding carbohydrate sulfotransferase 8-like codes for MQFPHFEKSRHTATPGSREQDMGPLHVSKRHRKLLKTSPPISHSNSNISPSSIASGSLSHDNRKTLSDIMEARRKLMKEMCAKYKSSISRTITRHHVNNLYVEDRYKLLYCQVPKAGCSNWKRTLMVLAGQASNVQSIKHDTVHYGNHLKTLDSFDRQGIMHRLETYTKVMFVREPLERMVSAYRDKFENPNNYYHSLFGKPIISKYRVNPSWTALKTGNGVTFKEFVQYLLDVHRPVGMDIHWDQANQLCNPCLIDYDFIGKFENMDEESNFLLRLIGAPPNLTLPSFKDRNPTDKRTSMQITQKYFSQVSKLERQRVYDFYFMDYLMFNYSKPFNDLY; via the coding sequence ATGCAGTTCCCACACTTTGAGaagagcagacacacagccaCCCCTGGGTCTCGAGAGCAGGACATGGGCCCCCTTCATGTCTCCAAAAGACACCGTAAACTGCTGAAAACCAGTCCCCCAATCAGTCACAGCAACAGTAATATTTCCCCATCCTCAATTGCCTCAGGCTCTCTTTCCCATGACAACCGGAAAACACTCTCTGATATTATGGAAGCCCGCCGGAAACTGATGAAGGAGATGTGTGCTAAGTACAAAAGCAGCATCTCCAGGACTATCACACGTCATCACGTGAATAATCTCTATGTGGAGGACCGGTACAAGTTGTTGTACTGCCAGGTGCCAAAGGCAGGCTGTTCTAACTGGAAGAGGACCCTGATGGTGCTGGCAGGCCAGGCCTCCAATGTTCAAAGTATTAAACATGACACAGTCCACTATGGCAACCATCTCAAGACGCTAGACAGCTTTGACCGACAGGGAATTATGCACCGACTGGAAACCTACACCAAAGTTATGTTTGTCCGAGAACCCTTGGAGAGGATGGTGTCGGCTTATAGGGACAAGTTTGAAAATCCAAACAACTATTACCACTCATTGTTTGGTAAACCTATAATCTCCAAGTACAGGGTGAACCCATCCTGGACAGCCCTGAAGACAGGCAATGGAGTCACATTCAAGGAGTTTGTCCAGTACCTACTTGATGTCCACCGGCCCGTAGGAATGGACATTCACTGGGACCAGGCAAACCAGCTCTGCAACCCTTGTCTCATAGACTATGACTTCATTGGCAAGTTTGAGAACATGGACGAAGAGTCCAACTTTCTCTTGCGATTGATTGGGGCACCACCCAACCTCACGCTGCCTAGTTTTAAAGATAGGAACCCAACTGACAAGAGGACCTCTATGCAGATTACACAAAAATACTTCTCGCAAGTCAGTAAGTTGGAGAGACAGCGAGTTTATGATTTCTACTTCATGGACTATCTGATGTTTAACTACTCCAAGCCTTTTAATGATTTATACTGA